The following proteins are encoded in a genomic region of Dyadobacter sp. UC 10:
- a CDS encoding alpha-L-rhamnosidase-related protein has protein sequence MYKNYLTILCYTLLLTSYDARSQGLPPIFDKTYESQKDSRIRHYLTPKRIVWTSDKTSTSVIDAQKLLVKGSGQADLVHQNFCKMISTGDQTPGILFDFGKEIQGGIQLITDQPANQKPMRVRIRFGESVSEAMSDIDTIQGATNDHAMRDFVVQVPWLGSMQVGNSGFRFARIDLVDPDRELQLKEVRAVFEFRDIPYLGSFKSNDERLNQIWDVGAYTVHLNMQEYLWDGIKRDRLVWVGDMHPEVMTINTVFGKNEVVAKSLDQARDITPLPGWMNGISAYSMWWVLIHRDLYKNQGDLAYLRKQQKYLVGLLDLLIQKTKDNKENLDGTRFLDWPSSENPQGIHAGLHAMMVMSLEAGAELCTILDEPGQAAKCKKTADQLKLYVPKMNGSKQAASLLALAGLVPSEKANADVISQGECERFSTFYGYYMLQAKAKAKDYNGALNCIRNYWGGMLDMGATTFWEDFDLAWTKNAAPIDELVPEGKDDIHGDFGAYCYKNLRHSLCHGWASGPTAWLSEHVLGISIVEAGGKTIRVQPNLGDLTWAEGTYPTPLGVVKVRHEKQADGSIKSNIDAPKGVKVLR, from the coding sequence ATGTATAAAAATTACCTGACGATTCTTTGCTATACGCTGCTGCTGACCAGCTACGACGCCCGCTCTCAGGGGCTTCCGCCTATTTTCGATAAAACTTACGAAAGCCAGAAAGACTCCCGAATCCGCCATTATCTTACGCCTAAGCGGATCGTCTGGACCTCCGATAAGACGTCTACAAGTGTGATAGACGCCCAGAAATTACTTGTCAAAGGCAGCGGGCAGGCTGATCTGGTGCATCAGAATTTCTGTAAAATGATCAGTACCGGAGATCAAACGCCGGGGATACTCTTCGATTTTGGAAAAGAGATACAGGGTGGAATTCAGCTGATCACCGACCAGCCTGCGAACCAGAAACCCATGCGGGTCAGGATCCGCTTCGGCGAATCGGTTAGTGAAGCCATGTCCGATATTGACACGATCCAGGGCGCAACCAATGACCATGCTATGCGTGATTTTGTCGTGCAGGTACCCTGGCTGGGTAGTATGCAGGTTGGAAATTCAGGTTTTCGTTTCGCCAGGATCGATCTGGTTGACCCGGATCGTGAGTTACAGCTGAAAGAAGTCAGGGCCGTATTCGAGTTCCGGGATATTCCCTATCTGGGCTCATTCAAAAGCAATGATGAGCGGCTCAACCAGATATGGGATGTGGGCGCGTACACAGTCCATTTAAATATGCAGGAATATTTGTGGGACGGGATCAAGCGCGACCGGCTGGTGTGGGTTGGGGATATGCACCCGGAAGTGATGACGATCAATACTGTTTTTGGGAAAAATGAAGTAGTTGCCAAAAGTCTGGACCAGGCGCGCGATATTACCCCGCTACCGGGCTGGATGAATGGGATCAGTGCCTATTCAATGTGGTGGGTCTTGATACATAGAGATTTATATAAAAATCAGGGTGATTTGGCATACCTGCGCAAGCAGCAAAAGTACCTGGTGGGTCTGCTGGATTTATTGATCCAGAAAACAAAAGACAATAAAGAAAACCTGGACGGCACACGTTTTCTGGACTGGCCGTCAAGCGAAAACCCGCAGGGAATACATGCCGGTTTGCACGCGATGATGGTGATGAGCCTGGAAGCGGGAGCGGAATTGTGCACTATTCTGGACGAACCAGGACAAGCGGCCAAGTGCAAGAAAACAGCTGATCAGCTCAAACTGTATGTGCCCAAAATGAATGGATCCAAGCAGGCAGCTTCACTTTTGGCGCTGGCTGGGCTGGTTCCGTCCGAAAAGGCGAATGCGGATGTGATCTCGCAGGGTGAATGTGAGCGCTTTTCTACGTTTTACGGCTATTATATGCTGCAGGCCAAAGCAAAGGCCAAAGACTACAACGGCGCTTTGAACTGCATCCGCAACTATTGGGGCGGAATGCTCGATATGGGAGCAACGACTTTCTGGGAGGATTTTGATCTGGCCTGGACCAAAAATGCGGCGCCGATCGATGAACTCGTGCCGGAGGGTAAGGATGATATTCATGGCGATTTCGGTGCTTATTGTTACAAAAACCTGCGTCACAGCCTCTGCCACGGCTGGGCCTCGGGCCCGACTGCCTGGCTTTCGGAACACGTATTGGGCATCAGTATCGTAGAAGCAGGAGGAAAGACGATCCGCGTGCAGCCCAATCTGGGTGATCTGACCTGGGCGGAAGGTACTTATCCTACGCCGCTTGGAGTAGTCAAAGTGCGCCATGAAAAGCAGGCCGACGGCAGTATTAAATCCAACATAGACGCGCCCAAAGGCGTAAAAGTTTTACGCTAG